Proteins from one Aureimonas sp. SA4125 genomic window:
- a CDS encoding ATP-binding protein — protein sequence MNSLHARLTLLLMVAVTAVAVLAAFVTYSIVDPPRRQTFDLAFAQEARLVSALLAGSAEKAASFGLKTGPAPRADEIRHQQTDGVNGALAGFGEGLEVIVATVDTSAYLAIPLQHDIWAYVPFPALPESAIRPLAAYLMIVVLGSVAIAILAANKIVSPLRMLETAIASVGPDGEMLRIDERGPVEVRATARALNRLSSRLKVAMESRMRLVAAAGHDLRTPMTRMRLRAEFLPLEEQETWLKDLEELDRIADSAIRLVREEVADQPAEDGVALAPLLAEIGAELRELGLGVDWEVSPGILVAGRPLALKRALRNLVDNAATHGGGANVRMRTEGNSAVIEIDDEGPGIPEALLARVFEPFFRVDAGRRKSRPGAGLGLAIAKEILDQAGGTIRVENRPQGGLRQTVTLPLAKPG from the coding sequence ATGAACTCGCTTCACGCGCGCCTGACTCTCCTTCTGATGGTTGCCGTCACCGCCGTCGCGGTGCTTGCGGCCTTCGTCACCTACTCCATCGTCGATCCGCCGCGGCGTCAGACCTTCGATCTCGCCTTTGCCCAGGAGGCACGCCTCGTCTCGGCCCTCCTCGCCGGATCGGCGGAGAAGGCGGCGAGCTTCGGGTTGAAAACCGGCCCGGCGCCTCGGGCCGACGAGATCCGGCATCAGCAGACGGACGGCGTCAACGGAGCTCTGGCTGGCTTCGGCGAGGGCTTGGAGGTGATCGTGGCCACCGTTGACACCAGCGCCTATCTCGCCATCCCGCTTCAGCACGATATCTGGGCCTATGTGCCCTTTCCCGCGCTTCCCGAAAGCGCCATCCGCCCGCTGGCGGCCTATCTCATGATCGTCGTGCTCGGCTCGGTCGCCATCGCGATTCTGGCCGCCAACAAGATCGTCAGCCCGCTGCGGATGCTGGAGACGGCCATCGCCTCCGTCGGGCCGGACGGCGAGATGCTTCGGATCGACGAGAGGGGGCCGGTGGAGGTGCGGGCGACGGCCCGGGCGCTGAACCGGCTCTCCTCGCGGTTGAAGGTGGCGATGGAGAGCCGGATGCGTCTCGTCGCGGCCGCCGGGCACGACCTCCGGACGCCGATGACGCGGATGCGTCTGAGGGCCGAGTTCCTGCCGCTCGAGGAACAGGAAACCTGGCTGAAGGATCTGGAGGAACTCGACCGGATCGCCGACAGCGCCATTCGTCTGGTGCGCGAGGAAGTCGCAGACCAGCCGGCAGAAGACGGCGTGGCGCTCGCTCCGCTCCTGGCGGAGATCGGCGCCGAACTGCGCGAACTCGGTCTTGGCGTCGACTGGGAGGTGAGCCCGGGCATCCTTGTCGCGGGGCGTCCACTCGCCCTCAAGCGGGCGCTGCGCAATCTCGTCGACAATGCCGCGACACACGGGGGCGGCGCGAACGTCCGCATGCGCACTGAGGGCAATTCGGCCGTGATCGAGATAGACGACGAGGGGCCCGGCATTCCCGAGGCGCTTCTCGCCCGGGTGTTCGAGCCCTTCTTCCGGGTCGATGCCGGTCGACGCAAGTCGCGCCCCGGCGCGGGGCTCGGTCTGGCCATCGCAAAGGAAATCCTCGACCAGGCCGGCGGCACGATCCGCGTCGAGAACCGCCCTCAGGGCGGGTTGCGCCAGACCGTGACGCTGCCCTTGGCGAAGCCCGGCTAA
- a CDS encoding response regulator transcription factor, protein MENRIRVLVVDDDPEIRRLLGKYLDGQGFQTALAGSRRECEQKLVDTAVDLVVLDVMLPDGSGLDLCRELRDRRPDLSIILLTALKEDVDRIVGLELGADDYLGKPFNPRELSARIRAVLRRGGSERSGEATPPPAASYRFDGYTADPERRSLRDAEGAEIELTGAEFDLLQIFLERPGRVLSREILLDLLHGRNIDPFDRSIDVTMSRLRRKLGDSGVFRLFKTVRNGGYQFAARVERLETPQ, encoded by the coding sequence ATGGAAAATAGGATCAGGGTGCTGGTCGTCGACGACGACCCCGAAATCCGGCGACTGCTCGGCAAATATCTCGATGGCCAGGGGTTCCAGACGGCGCTCGCCGGCAGTCGGCGCGAATGCGAGCAGAAGCTCGTCGATACGGCCGTCGATCTGGTGGTGCTCGACGTCATGCTGCCGGACGGGTCGGGTCTCGACCTCTGCCGCGAGCTGCGCGACCGCCGTCCCGATCTGTCGATCATCCTTCTCACCGCGCTGAAGGAGGATGTCGACCGCATCGTCGGGCTCGAGCTCGGGGCCGACGATTATCTCGGCAAGCCGTTCAACCCGCGCGAGCTCTCGGCCCGGATCCGCGCGGTCCTGCGCCGCGGCGGCAGCGAGCGTTCGGGCGAAGCGACGCCGCCACCGGCCGCGAGCTACCGTTTCGACGGCTACACCGCCGATCCCGAACGGCGGAGCCTGCGCGATGCCGAGGGCGCCGAGATCGAACTGACCGGCGCCGAATTCGACCTTCTGCAGATCTTTCTGGAGCGGCCGGGGAGGGTTCTGTCGCGCGAAATCCTCCTCGACCTCCTGCATGGCCGCAACATCGACCCGTTCGACCGCTCCATCGATGTGACGATGAGCCGTCTCCGGCGAAAGCTCGGCGATAGCGGCGTGTTCCGGCTGTTCAAGACCGTGCGCAATGGCGGCTACCAATTCGCCGCCCGCGTCGAGCGGCTGGAGACGCCGCAATGA
- a CDS encoding efflux RND transporter periplasmic adaptor subunit — translation MSKPLILLVLLTLAATGPAAAQVSASPAAASLTVTTDAVRKESVATQISATGLVIAAEEATVSATAGGLILTEVLVTEGGHVTAGQIVARLDGALIEAQIVEQQAAIASAEASFATAQSANERGQRLAKTGALSAKVAEERQTTVKTTEAALAQARAALGTLQVQLDRTVVRAPFAGIVSAKPATLGITVQTGTEITKVQRDGALRAAIDVPEQYLAGLSPGDKAEVAGPSGEKIGGTIALIGETVDSATHMGRVEIGLPQDTGLKAGMFVRATISAGGSQAMTVAESALTWRDGKTAVFVVAENNAVALKAVDAGTRQDGRVAVVGDLSEGDRVVTAGAGFLNDGNTVRVVTEQAATGETVQ, via the coding sequence ATGTCGAAGCCGTTGATCCTCCTTGTCCTCCTGACCCTCGCCGCGACGGGTCCGGCAGCAGCACAGGTATCGGCGAGCCCCGCAGCCGCGAGCCTGACCGTGACCACCGACGCCGTTCGCAAGGAGAGCGTCGCCACGCAGATTTCCGCCACCGGCCTCGTCATCGCCGCCGAAGAAGCCACCGTCAGCGCTACCGCCGGAGGCCTGATCCTGACCGAGGTGCTGGTCACGGAGGGCGGCCACGTGACGGCCGGGCAGATCGTTGCGCGTCTCGACGGTGCGCTGATCGAGGCGCAGATCGTCGAGCAGCAGGCGGCCATCGCCAGTGCCGAGGCGAGCTTCGCCACCGCCCAGTCGGCAAACGAGCGTGGCCAGCGTCTTGCCAAGACCGGCGCCCTCTCCGCCAAAGTGGCGGAGGAGCGGCAGACGACGGTAAAGACGACCGAGGCGGCACTCGCTCAGGCCCGTGCCGCCTTGGGAACGCTGCAGGTGCAGCTCGATCGGACGGTCGTGCGCGCGCCTTTCGCCGGCATCGTCTCGGCCAAGCCCGCGACGCTCGGCATCACGGTTCAGACCGGCACCGAAATCACGAAGGTCCAGCGCGACGGCGCCCTGCGCGCCGCCATCGACGTTCCCGAGCAATACCTCGCGGGCCTGTCGCCCGGCGACAAGGCCGAGGTGGCGGGGCCGTCCGGCGAAAAGATTGGCGGGACGATCGCCCTCATCGGCGAGACCGTGGACAGCGCCACGCATATGGGCCGGGTCGAGATCGGCCTGCCGCAGGATACCGGCCTCAAGGCCGGCATGTTCGTCCGCGCGACCATCTCGGCCGGCGGCAGCCAGGCGATGACCGTTGCCGAAAGCGCCCTGACCTGGCGCGACGGCAAGACGGCGGTCTTCGTCGTCGCCGAGAACAACGCCGTCGCGCTGAAAGCGGTCGATGCGGGAACGCGGCAGGACGGGCGCGTTGCCGTCGTCGGCGATCTGTCCGAGGGCGACCGCGTCGTCACCGCCGGCGCCGGCTTCCTCAACGATGGCAACACGGTCCGCGTCGTGACCGAGCAGGCCGCCACCGGGGAGACGGTCCAGTGA
- a CDS encoding efflux RND transporter permease subunit, with product MKNISAWSIKNPIPTIVLFLTLAFAGVWGFSQLRINNMPDIDFPMVTVTVIQTGASPTEIETQVTEIVENAVTTLSGVESVTSTVSEGSSVTAIEFALDTDLTQATDDVRNAVTSVQSDLPTAAETPLVARVNVGDNSVLTYVVDAPTMNPDALSWYIDNDVSKALLRLDGVSKITRSGGVNRAVLVKLDPDRLAALGVTVQDISQALAAQNANRSGGRTLVGASEQSVRTLGRVDSIAALGDTRIALSDGKSMRLADFGTIDDSWEEPRSRARLNGKEVVAFSVFSAKGSSEIGVTNAVRAAVTAFDAADDTAAFTEVTSSSTFVQESYDAALEALWIGALLAIVVVFLFLRDIRATLVAATALPLSLIPTFAIMAWLDLSLNNITLLALSLVVGILVDDAIVEIENIVRHMRQSGKTAYQAAIEAADEIGLAVVATTMTIVAVFVPVAFMPGIPGKLFVSFAIAVCVSVLFSLLVARTLTPLMGAYFVKAAGGDSHDDTPKWVFGYVRVLKQALRFRWLTVLLGIAFFAGSMMLAMKLPTEFMTASDRGRSLVSVEMQPGSTLAETDAVAQAVSAKLAAEPEVASVFASVGAATEGGGGPQRGSTASVTSATVTANLKERADRDVSQQEFEKRSAHLFDDIPGARIQFGADGQSGSKVSVTLVGANGDLLAETASQLAVEMRGIEGVNNPISSAAAAKPELVITPDKAKMASLGVTSQQIATLVNVATLGDGDSALAKYNLGDRQVYIIPTLTDAARGDLAQIKSLMIRGTSATVPLDSVASFSFGAGPTSISHVDGDRTVAVEAELSGLTLGQAQTAIGTLPVMQNLPAGIAQRAEGDAKRMAELFSGFVMAIAVGILLMFGTLVLLFNSFLQPITILTALPLSIGGAFGFLYVTGASIAVSVLIGVLLLMGIAAKNSILLVEYAIIARRGGMERGQALLEAATKRARPIVMTSIAMGAGMAPIALGIGADAESRAPMAIAVIGGLISSTVLSLVYVPVVYTVMDDLERFAGRWLSKLLPRQAKVLPAE from the coding sequence GTGAAGAACATCTCCGCCTGGTCCATCAAGAACCCGATCCCGACGATCGTCCTTTTCCTGACGCTGGCGTTTGCCGGCGTCTGGGGTTTCAGCCAGCTGCGCATCAACAACATGCCCGACATCGATTTTCCGATGGTCACGGTCACGGTCATCCAGACCGGGGCTTCGCCGACGGAGATCGAGACCCAGGTCACCGAGATCGTCGAGAACGCCGTCACCACGCTGTCGGGCGTCGAGAGCGTGACGTCGACGGTGTCGGAAGGCTCGTCCGTCACCGCCATCGAATTTGCGCTCGACACCGATCTGACGCAGGCGACCGACGACGTCCGCAATGCGGTGACCTCGGTCCAGTCGGACCTGCCGACGGCCGCCGAAACGCCGCTGGTCGCCCGCGTCAATGTCGGCGACAATTCGGTGCTGACCTACGTCGTCGACGCGCCGACGATGAACCCCGACGCGCTCTCCTGGTACATCGACAACGACGTCTCCAAGGCGCTCCTGAGGCTCGACGGCGTGTCGAAGATCACGCGGTCGGGCGGCGTCAACCGCGCGGTTCTCGTGAAGCTCGATCCCGACCGGCTGGCGGCGCTCGGCGTCACCGTCCAGGACATCTCGCAGGCGCTCGCCGCCCAGAACGCCAACCGCTCCGGCGGGCGCACCCTCGTCGGCGCGAGCGAGCAGTCGGTCAGGACGCTCGGCCGCGTCGACTCGATCGCCGCTCTCGGCGACACCCGCATCGCGCTGTCCGACGGCAAGTCGATGCGGCTGGCCGATTTCGGCACGATCGACGACAGCTGGGAGGAGCCGCGGTCGCGGGCTCGTCTGAACGGCAAGGAAGTCGTCGCCTTTTCCGTCTTCAGCGCCAAGGGGTCGAGCGAGATCGGCGTCACCAATGCCGTTCGTGCGGCCGTCACCGCGTTCGACGCGGCCGACGACACGGCTGCGTTCACCGAGGTCACCTCGTCCTCGACCTTCGTGCAGGAAAGCTATGACGCGGCGCTCGAGGCGCTGTGGATCGGCGCCCTCCTCGCCATCGTCGTCGTCTTCCTGTTCCTGCGCGACATCCGAGCGACGCTCGTCGCGGCGACCGCGCTGCCGCTGTCGCTGATCCCGACCTTCGCCATCATGGCCTGGCTCGACCTCTCGCTGAACAACATCACTCTGCTGGCGCTGTCGCTCGTCGTCGGCATCCTCGTCGACGACGCCATCGTCGAGATCGAGAACATCGTCCGGCACATGCGCCAGAGCGGAAAGACCGCCTACCAGGCGGCGATCGAGGCCGCCGACGAGATCGGTCTTGCCGTCGTCGCCACCACCATGACGATCGTCGCGGTCTTCGTCCCCGTCGCCTTCATGCCCGGCATTCCCGGCAAGCTCTTCGTGAGCTTCGCCATCGCTGTCTGCGTCTCCGTCCTCTTCTCGCTGCTCGTCGCCCGGACGCTGACGCCGCTGATGGGCGCCTATTTCGTCAAGGCGGCCGGCGGCGACAGCCATGACGATACGCCGAAATGGGTCTTCGGCTATGTCAGGGTGCTGAAGCAGGCACTGCGCTTCCGCTGGTTGACCGTGCTTCTCGGCATCGCCTTCTTCGCCGGCTCGATGATGCTCGCCATGAAGCTGCCGACGGAGTTCATGACCGCCTCCGACCGTGGCCGCTCGCTCGTCTCGGTCGAGATGCAGCCGGGCTCGACCCTGGCGGAGACGGACGCCGTCGCGCAGGCGGTTTCCGCCAAGCTTGCGGCCGAGCCCGAGGTCGCCTCGGTCTTCGCCTCCGTCGGCGCGGCGACCGAGGGCGGCGGCGGTCCGCAGCGCGGCTCGACCGCCAGCGTCACCTCGGCGACGGTCACCGCGAACCTCAAGGAACGCGCCGACCGCGACGTCAGCCAGCAGGAGTTCGAGAAGCGCTCGGCCCACCTCTTCGACGACATTCCCGGCGCCCGCATCCAGTTCGGCGCCGACGGCCAGTCAGGCTCGAAGGTCTCGGTCACGCTCGTCGGCGCCAATGGCGACCTCCTGGCCGAAACCGCGTCGCAACTCGCGGTCGAGATGCGCGGCATCGAGGGCGTCAACAACCCGATCTCCAGCGCCGCGGCGGCCAAGCCCGAACTCGTGATCACGCCCGACAAGGCGAAGATGGCCAGCCTCGGCGTGACGTCGCAGCAGATCGCGACGCTGGTGAACGTCGCCACCCTCGGCGACGGCGACAGCGCGCTGGCGAAGTACAATCTCGGCGACCGGCAGGTCTACATCATCCCGACGCTGACCGACGCCGCGCGCGGCGATCTCGCCCAGATCAAGTCGCTGATGATCCGCGGCACCAGCGCCACGGTGCCGCTCGATTCCGTCGCGAGCTTCTCCTTCGGCGCCGGCCCGACCAGCATTTCGCATGTCGACGGCGACCGCACCGTGGCGGTCGAGGCCGAACTTTCCGGCCTCACCCTCGGCCAGGCGCAGACGGCGATCGGGACTTTGCCGGTGATGCAGAACCTGCCGGCCGGCATCGCGCAACGGGCCGAAGGCGATGCCAAACGCATGGCGGAGCTGTTCTCGGGCTTCGTCATGGCGATTGCCGTCGGCATCCTCCTGATGTTCGGCACGCTGGTGCTCCTGTTCAACTCCTTCCTGCAGCCAATCACCATCCTCACCGCCCTCCCCCTGTCGATCGGCGGCGCCTTCGGCTTTCTCTACGTCACGGGCGCCTCGATCGCGGTCTCGGTGCTGATCGGCGTGCTGCTCCTGATGGGCATCGCGGCGAAGAACTCGATCCTCCTCGTCGAATATGCCATCATCGCCCGGCGCGGCGGCATGGAGCGTGGCCAGGCGCTGCTCGAGGCGGCGACGAAGCGCGCGCGGCCGATCGTCATGACCTCGATCGCCATGGGCGCCGGCATGGCGCCGATCGCGCTCGGCATCGGCGCCGACGCCGAAAGCCGCGCGCCGATGGCGATCGCCGTCATCGGCGGACTGATCTCCTCGACCGTACTCAGCCTCGTCTACGTGCCCGTGGTCTATACGGTGATGGACGATCTCGAGCGCTTCGCCGGACGCTGGCTGTCAAAACTGCTGCCGCGACAGGCCAAGGTCTTGCCGGCGGAGTGA
- a CDS encoding DUF2076 domain-containing protein, translating to MDTRDREAIEGLFSKLGDVERQAGPRDAEAERFIADSLTRQPGAPYYMAQTIVMQEMAIANQQKRIEEMERAAQTAAPSSAAADQREPEGGMLSRIFGSGPARSVPNVGSGAHAGAARSGSAWGNAAGQARNAGQNAQAGAPQRGRGFGGGMGGGGFLAGAAQTAMGVAGGVLLGNALGNMFGGNEAQAADATPATEPADTQAADTDAGNEPDIQDASADDGGWFGGDDGGGFDDI from the coding sequence ATGGACACCAGAGACCGCGAGGCGATCGAGGGCCTCTTTTCCAAGCTCGGCGATGTCGAGCGCCAGGCCGGGCCGCGCGACGCCGAGGCCGAGCGGTTCATCGCCGACAGCCTGACCCGCCAGCCCGGCGCGCCCTACTACATGGCGCAGACCATCGTCATGCAGGAAATGGCCATCGCCAATCAGCAAAAGCGCATCGAGGAGATGGAGCGGGCCGCGCAGACGGCCGCGCCCTCGTCCGCGGCGGCCGATCAGCGGGAGCCCGAAGGTGGCATGCTGTCGCGCATCTTCGGCAGCGGCCCGGCCCGCTCGGTCCCCAATGTCGGCAGCGGCGCGCATGCAGGCGCCGCCCGTTCCGGCAGCGCCTGGGGCAATGCCGCCGGTCAGGCTCGCAACGCGGGCCAGAATGCGCAGGCCGGCGCCCCGCAGCGGGGCCGCGGCTTTGGTGGTGGAATGGGCGGCGGCGGCTTCCTTGCCGGCGCCGCGCAGACGGCGATGGGCGTCGCCGGCGGCGTTCTCCTCGGCAACGCGCTCGGCAACATGTTCGGCGGCAACGAGGCGCAGGCGGCAGATGCGACACCGGCAACCGAACCCGCGGACACCCAGGCCGCGGACACCGATGCCGGCAACGAGCCCGACATCCAGGACGCCTCGGCCGACGACGGCGGCTGGTTCGGCGGCGACGATGGCGGTGGCTTCGACGACATCTGA
- a CDS encoding DUF938 domain-containing protein has product MLSPDDRRSSPAALRNRDPILGALRNVLPAKGTVLEIASGTGEHILHFAGQLPELTWQPSDASPEARASIAAWMTCENRANLLPPLDIDAAGPEWPIRHADAILAINLIHISPWAATLGLMRHAGEILPRGAPLLLYGPFRRGGAALEPSNAAFDEDLRLRDPAWGIRDLDAVAAVAEAQGLILGPVRAMPANNLTVIFTRA; this is encoded by the coding sequence ATGCTGTCACCTGACGACCGGCGTTCCAGCCCGGCAGCCCTGCGCAATCGCGATCCGATCCTCGGTGCCTTGCGCAACGTCCTTCCCGCGAAGGGCACCGTCCTCGAAATCGCCAGCGGCACGGGCGAGCATATCCTGCATTTCGCCGGGCAGCTGCCGGAGCTGACATGGCAGCCCTCCGATGCCTCGCCGGAGGCGCGGGCATCGATCGCCGCGTGGATGACCTGTGAGAACCGGGCGAACCTCCTGCCGCCCCTCGACATCGACGCGGCGGGCCCCGAATGGCCGATCCGGCACGCCGATGCCATTCTCGCCATCAACCTGATCCACATCAGTCCCTGGGCCGCCACCCTCGGCCTGATGCGCCATGCCGGCGAGATCCTGCCGCGCGGCGCGCCTTTGCTGCTCTACGGCCCCTTCCGTCGCGGCGGCGCGGCGCTGGAGCCGAGCAATGCGGCCTTCGACGAAGACCTTCGCCTTCGGGATCCGGCCTGGGGCATTCGCGACCTGGACGCGGTTGCCGCCGTCGCCGAGGCGCAGGGGCTGATCCTCGGCCCGGTTCGCGCGATGCCCGCAAACAATCTGACGGTGATCTTCACGCGGGCCTGA
- a CDS encoding SDR family oxidoreductase, which yields MHLGLEGRTAIVCASSRGLGRACAMELARAGCRVVINGRDGETLARTAEEIRAETGADVIAVVADVGTREGQDALLAAVPHVDILVNNNGGPPLRDFREIDRAAMLAGVTANMVAPIELVQRVIDGMVARRFGRIVNITSASVKMPLSGLDLSSGARIGLTGFLAGVARQVAHANVTINFLLPGAFDTRRLQSGQEAASQRRGVDIETIRAERRTEIPAKRFGEPAEFGAACAYLCSAQAGYITGQSLLIDGGSYPGVL from the coding sequence ATGCATCTGGGTCTCGAAGGTCGCACCGCGATCGTCTGCGCATCGAGCCGCGGTCTCGGCCGGGCCTGCGCCATGGAACTCGCGCGCGCCGGTTGCCGCGTGGTGATCAACGGGCGGGACGGCGAAACGCTGGCGCGGACGGCCGAGGAGATCCGGGCGGAGACCGGCGCCGACGTGATCGCCGTCGTCGCCGACGTCGGCACCCGGGAGGGCCAGGATGCGCTACTCGCCGCCGTGCCCCACGTCGACATCCTCGTCAACAACAATGGCGGGCCGCCGCTCCGCGATTTCCGCGAGATCGACCGGGCGGCAATGCTCGCCGGCGTCACCGCCAACATGGTCGCGCCGATCGAACTGGTGCAGCGGGTGATCGACGGCATGGTCGCGCGCCGTTTTGGCCGGATCGTCAACATCACCTCGGCCTCGGTAAAGATGCCGCTTTCCGGGCTCGACCTGTCGAGCGGCGCCCGCATCGGCCTCACCGGCTTTCTCGCCGGCGTCGCGCGCCAGGTTGCGCACGCCAACGTCACCATCAATTTCCTGCTGCCGGGCGCCTTCGACACGCGGCGGCTGCAATCAGGCCAGGAAGCGGCCTCGCAGCGCCGCGGCGTCGACATCGAGACAATCCGCGCCGAGCGGCGCACGGAAATTCCGGCAAAGCGTTTCGGCGAGCCGGCGGAGTTCGGCGCGGCCTGCGCGTATCTCTGCTCGGCGCAGGCCGGCTACATCACCGGCCAGAGCCTGCTCATCGACGGCGGGTCCTATCCCGGCGTCCTGTAG